The genomic window TGCTGCAAGCGCGCCACGAGCGCGCCGTGGCGCAGTACGAATACGACGAGCGCGAGTACAACCGCATCCTCGACCTCTTCGAGCGCGGCAGCACGTCCCGCACCGAACTGGATGATGCCCGCACGCGGCGCGATGTGTCCCGTGCCGCGCTCGCCGAAGCCACGCGCGAGCTGGAGCGCACCACGATCACGGCACCGGTCGCCGGCATCCTGAACCGGCTGCCGATGGAGATCGGCGAGTACGCCGTCCCCGGCGACAGGGTGGCCGAGATCGTCCAGCTCGACACGGTGAAGGTGGTCGCCGACGTTCCCGAGCGCGATGTGCCCTACCTGCGCGTCGGACAGCCGGCCGCCGCGATCCCGCTGAACGGCGGCCACGCGCCGCTGGCCGGCACGATCACCTACATCAACGCCATCGCCGACGAGAGCACGCGCACGACGCGGATCGAGATCACCGTCGATAACCGCGCGGGGCCGTTGCGGAGCGGGCAGATCGTCAAGGCCCATCTGACGCGGCAGGTGCTTCGCGACGTGGTCATGATCCCGCTCGCCAGCGTGATTCCGCTCGAAGCCGGCAAGATGGTTTACGTCGTCGAGAACGGCCAGGCCGCCCGCCGCGACGTCGAGCTGGGCTTCATCAAGGGTCGCGACGTGCGCGTCCTCAGCGGCCTGCAGGCCGGCGATCAGCTCATCGTCGCCGGGCACCGCTACGTCGGCCCCGGCCAGCGCGTGACCGTCGTCGAGGAGCAGCAAGGCCGCCCGTGATCATCTCCAACGCTGCCATCCGCAACCGCACCACGGTCGGCGTCCTCACGGTGCTGATCGCCGCCTTCGGCTTGTACAGCTACATCACGCTGCCGCGCGAGGCCTCGCCCGACATCCCCGTCCCCTACGTCCTCGTCACCACCGCGTACGAAGGCGTCGCGCCGCAGGACATCGAATCGTCCGTCACGATCAAGATCGAAAAGGAGCTCGCCGGCCTCAAGGGCGTCAAGGAAATCAGCTCATCCAGCGCCGAGGGCCTCTCGGTCATCACCATCGAGTTCCTGCCCAACATCAAGGTCGACGACGCCATGCAGTATGTCCGCGACAAGGTCGACCGCGCCAAGGGCGAACTGCCCAGGGACGCCGAGGAGCCCACCCTTACCGAGATCAATTTCGCCGATTTCCCCATCCTCATCGTGAACATCTCGGGCGACGCGTCCCCTGTCCGGCTCAAGCTCATCGCCGACAACCTCGAAGACGCGATCGAGGCGATTC from Phycisphaerae bacterium includes these protein-coding regions:
- a CDS encoding efflux RND transporter periplasmic adaptor subunit — translated: MTPTESVQHARPESAGRPARWRRLVIPAVLILGATVLVCAIALMRPPQAPVQPAEVAPINVRVNSVQPLAELADTFDLTAVVEPERIVTVAAEVAGRLERYGQRTVDTPWHDQVLPAGSPLQEGEPVRAGDPLVYLNTDLLQARHERAVAQYEYDEREYNRILDLFERGSTSRTELDDARTRRDVSRAALAEATRELERTTITAPVAGILNRLPMEIGEYAVPGDRVAEIVQLDTVKVVADVPERDVPYLRVGQPAAAIPLNGGHAPLAGTITYINAIADESTRTTRIEITVDNRAGPLRSGQIVKAHLTRQVLRDVVMIPLASVIPLEAGKMVYVVENGQAARRDVELGFIKGRDVRVLSGLQAGDQLIVAGHRYVGPGQRVTVVEEQQGRP